In the genome of Deinococcus yavapaiensis KR-236, the window TGACGACGACCGCATCGGCGGTTCGCGCAGCGGCTCGGACCGACCGAAGCGGCCACGGGCGTCCGTCGTCTTGCAGCGCGAGAAACGCGAAGCGCCGACCGCGCACGGCTCGCCACGCGACGTTCGCCGTGAGGGGCATGACGCCCGCCGTTCGCAACGCCCGCCTGGACTCGGTGAGGCCCGCCGCGCCGCCGTCGAGGGCGTGGTTGTTCACCGTCGACGCCACGGTGACGCCCGCGCTCGACAATGCCCGCACCGCCTTCGGCGTTCCGCGAAGGTCGATGCCGACCGTGACCTTCGGCCTTGTCGTGAGCGGCGACTCGAGGTTCACGAACGTCACGTCACTGCCGCGCAAGGCGTCGCGCAGCCCGCCGAGCACCACGCGCCAATCACCGCGCGCGCTCGCGGCGACACCGCGCGTGAGAATGACGTCACCGCCCGCCGTGAGCACCACCGCGTCGTCACGTCCGCCGGCCGTCACGCTCGAAGCGAGAATCAAGGCGAGCAACGGCCAGGGCTTCACTTCACCACGACGCCCTGCAGCCACGCGGGCTGGGGCGGCAACCGCCCGGCTTTCACGCGCGCCCGCCACGCTTCGTCGGTGAGGCGATCGCTGATCGGCCCGGTGAACTCGAAGTACGAGTACACGCCGCCCCGCGCGAGTTGCAGCCCGCCTCGACCGTTCGGCACGATCGCGTACACCTCGTACACGGGTCCCGTCGCTTCTTGCAGCACCTCGCCGTTCGGGCTCGACGCGATGTCGGTCACGAGCGCCGCTTGTTCGCTCTCGTCAAACGCTGGGCCGCCATTTTCCGGTCCGCCAGCCGGGTCGGTGGCGTTCAGAGTCATTTCTTCGAGCCACCCACCAAAGTAGAACAAGCGGTCGTACTCGTCGGCGGTGAGCTTTCCGCCGCTCAGTTGCCGCTCGCTGACGCTTTGCAAGAAGGCCAGCATGGACCCGAGGCTTTCGAGGTTTTCTTTGGTCCTGGCGCTCAGCAAGCCGCGCCCGGAAAGTCCGTCGCGCGTCTGCTTCGTCAACGCGCGAAGTTTCGAGTACACGTCGACGTTCGGCTCCACGTACGACCGCGGGTGCTCGGGCTCCAAGCCTCCGCCCATCTCGGCGAGCACCTGCTTGGCGTACAACACCGTGTCGTGCTTGAGCTCCGTGTAACTGCCGAGCGCCGTCTGCAACTCCTTCTTCGACCACGCGGGCGTGCGCATGAACGCCGGGTAGCGTGCGTCGCGCGCGTCTGGCACGGCGGCGGACCGCAGCACGTCCAGCCACGACCAGTACACGTTTTGCGTCCACGTCGCGCGGTCGAACGCGCCGATCTTCGCCTTCAACGCCGTGAGTTGCGACTCGTAGTTGCGGAACTTCGTGTCACCGCTCGCCTTCAAGGCGTTGAAGGCCGCGCTGCTACCGAACGCGGCGAACACGTCGAGCGCCTTTGGCAGCCAGCGTTCTTGCTTGAGCACGCCCACGTTGCGCCACGTGAGTTGATCGAGGACGTACGCGTCGAGCGTGAAACGCTGCCCCATGAGGCGCCACCCGACGGTGTCCGCGCCGCGTTGTTGACGAAGCGTGAGCCAAAGCGAGTTGATTTGCGGCGGGAGCAATTTGGCCGCTTGCGCTTTGAAGGCCGCGAGCTTGCCCGCATCGGCGAACGCGAGCAAGTTCGTACCGAACGTTTGCCGTGCGAGCGGCGCGTATTGCGCGAAGGTGAGGTCGTCGGACTTGCCGACGAGGAAGCTCGTCGGTTCGTACACGCTCGCCCACAAAGCACGCACGTCGGCGTTCTGGTCTATCAAGCGCGTGAGAATCAACGCCACGCGCGTTTCGCTGTCGCTACGCACGCGCAAGTTCATTCGCCCGAGGTACATCATCGCTCGGAAGTAGCGTTGCAGCGCGGCCGTCTTGGTGTAGTGTCCGCGCGGCTTGTACTGCGTGTAGTCCTCTCGCATCGCTTCTCGTGCGGGCACGCCCTGCGAGAAGATCACCGAGGGTTGCGTGCCCTTGGCGTTCATGATTTGGCGAAGTTCGCCTTGCACGAGGTTGGCGACCTCGGCGGGCACGGCTGCCTGCGGCTTGATGAGTTGCCGCGCGACCGCGAGGTACGCGAGGGCTTTGCGGGCATCTCCCTCGAGGGTCGTGTCTTTGGCGCGCGCGACGTACGCTTGCGCATCGGCGACAAGGGCGTCGAGCATGCGCGTGAGGTTCGGCGCGAGTCGTTCACGCTCCAAGTCACGCAGCAACTTGTCGAACGTCAGGTGGTACACGTGCAACACCGAATCCGTCGTCACGAACACCGGTTGGTACATGTACCGGGTGTCTTCGTACACGTGATGAAACTGCCGCCATTTCGCGGGGGCGATCACGAATCCTTGCTGTGCGAGGACTTGACGTTGCGTGGCCGTCAACGGGAAGTCAGCTCGACCTTCCGTCGTCGCTTTCAGGGCCGCGGCGTTGCTGAGGCGGTCCAAGGCCACCGGAAGCGACGTGCCACTCGACTGAGCGACGGCGGGGCCGAGGAGCAGACTGGCCAGCACGAGCGAGCGGCGCAGACGTGGAAGTCGAAGCATACGTATCCTTTCGAAGACCATCCGGAGCTTCACGGGTCACGGGGCGTACATGACGTGTCGGCCGAGCCTCCGTTCGGCCACGTGCCACCTCAAGGTAAAGCTTCCGAGCGGAAAGTGGCACGCACGCGACCGCCTGCATTCTCGGAGGCGAAGTGGGTTACTTCAAACGCTGGCTTTCCACGCCCATCCACAAGATCAACGCGGCGTCCGGCGCGACTTCGCTGTACATGGTGTTCGTCACTGCGAAGTACCCGGCCACGCGCGGATCGCCGCTCGTCGTCACGAGGTACCACGCTCCGCCGCTCTTCGTCCAGCCTTTCGACCTGTACCCGCGGGCGTTGAGTTCACGCGCCCACTGCGTCCTCAACTGCGAGTGATCCCGAAACAGCACCGCGCCGCAACGCGCGACGAACGTCACGTCCGTGCGCACCGCTCGCACTTCCGGTGACGCGATTTGCTTCAGCAGCGGCGCAGCCAGCGATTGCGCGCGCGACTCGCAGTCGGCGCGACGCTCGGCGTTCAACTTGTCGAACATCGACACGGACGCCGCGCTGATTGAGGAAGCGGGCGCCGCCGCGGAGAACGTGGAGAGCAATGCGGCACAGACGAGCGAGGCAGCAATTCGAGGCATGGACATCCTTTCAAATGCGATGAGCGCGTATTTTCTTGAGGGTGCGGCTCGGACCGAAGAAGTCACCTTGCCCGGCGGAAACGAACGAGAGGAGCGCGTGCACCGCAGGGAATTGATGGCGACGACGATGCCTTCAACGTCGAGGAAGCAGTCCCGCAGTGACGGCATCCCGTCGCAGGCCGTGTCGCGTTCGTTGAGGATTGTTCCATTCATGAGGCTGAGGAACGCATTCATGACAACGTCGCTGCCTTCAGTGGGCTCGACGGGGTCTGCGACGGTTGTCGGGGTGAAGATGATTGAGTGGTGCGCGTCGGCGATCGGCTTGATGGCCGTGTCCGTGCGTACAAGCTTCCCCGACTTGTTGCAACCAGCTTCCTACCGATCGCTGGCGCGATGGTGTGGTCGATCATGCTGTTCACGGTCGCGTCCGGAACATCACGCTTGTCCTCCTGGCGGCTCGTTTTCGTGCTTCATCTCTCAGGGTACGCCGCCTGGTACCAGCGGGTCGGCGCATTTGCCACGCTCAACGCTTCGCTTGCTTCAGGTGGTGCAGGAAGCGGTGGAAGCGACGCTCGGCCCGCAAGCATCCGTAACGAACGAGGCGCGCTACGTTCGCTGGGCGTTCGCGGTACGCACGCACGAGCTCGTCGACGTGCACCGTGGCATTGTTGGCGGAGAAGCCGTGCTGAAGGGGATAGCCGGGTTGGCGACGTTTCACGCCCCTGCGTTGGTCGTGCGTGACCCACAAGAGGCGGGACACGCCGACCAAACGATAGAGCGCCTAGGAGAAGCTGCCAGCGCAGACTCCCGGGCTCTTAGCACTCCCGGGCTCGGAGCCTATTGATAACCGCAAAAGTTACGCGGGCGGCAGGAGGCTGAGGCTGCTGTTGTT includes:
- a CDS encoding CapA family protein, with translation MKPWPLLALILASSVTAGGRDDAVVLTAGGDVILTRGVAASARGDWRVVLGGLRDALRGSDVTFVNLESPLTTRPKVTVGIDLRGTPKAVRALSSAGVTVASTVNNHALDGGAAGLTESRRALRTAGVMPLTANVAWRAVRGRRFAFLALQDDGRPWPLRSVRAAARTADAVVVSVHWGAEFRDVTARQRRLAADLVAAGATLVLGHGPHVLQPVERVGQAIVAFSLGNLAFDQDPPSARLSALVRFTLTSSGWVACAVPLQLKQALPVKSAPSAAPGILARLALKAC
- a CDS encoding DUF3160 domain-containing protein is translated as MLRLPRLRRSLVLASLLLGPAVAQSSGTSLPVALDRLSNAAALKATTEGRADFPLTATQRQVLAQQGFVIAPAKWRQFHHVYEDTRYMYQPVFVTTDSVLHVYHLTFDKLLRDLERERLAPNLTRMLDALVADAQAYVARAKDTTLEGDARKALAYLAVARQLIKPQAAVPAEVANLVQGELRQIMNAKGTQPSVIFSQGVPAREAMREDYTQYKPRGHYTKTAALQRYFRAMMYLGRMNLRVRSDSETRVALILTRLIDQNADVRALWASVYEPTSFLVGKSDDLTFAQYAPLARQTFGTNLLAFADAGKLAAFKAQAAKLLPPQINSLWLTLRQQRGADTVGWRLMGQRFTLDAYVLDQLTWRNVGVLKQERWLPKALDVFAAFGSSAAFNALKASGDTKFRNYESQLTALKAKIGAFDRATWTQNVYWSWLDVLRSAAVPDARDARYPAFMRTPAWSKKELQTALGSYTELKHDTVLYAKQVLAEMGGGLEPEHPRSYVEPNVDVYSKLRALTKQTRDGLSGRGLLSARTKENLESLGSMLAFLQSVSERQLSGGKLTADEYDRLFYFGGWLEEMTLNATDPAGGPENGGPAFDESEQAALVTDIASSPNGEVLQEATGPVYEVYAIVPNGRGGLQLARGGVYSYFEFTGPISDRLTDEAWRARVKAGRLPPQPAWLQGVVVK